In one Oncorhynchus nerka isolate Pitt River linkage group LG7, Oner_Uvic_2.0, whole genome shotgun sequence genomic region, the following are encoded:
- the cnbpa gene encoding CCHC-type zinc finger, nucleic acid binding protein a: MEMSSSECFRCGRPGHWIKNCPEAGGRGRGRGRGRGKDLFCYRCGEQGHIARDCEQTEDACYNCHRSGHISRDCKEPKKEREQCCYSCGKAGHVARDCDHANEQKCYSCGGFGHIQKLCDKVKCYRCGEIGHVAVQCSKASEVNCYKCGNTGHLAKECTIEATA; the protein is encoded by the exons ATGGAGATGAGCAGTAGCGAGTGCTTCCGATGTGGCCGTCCTGGGCATTGGATCAAGAACTGCCCCGAAGCTGGAGGGCGTGGCCGCGGCAGGggcagaggaagaggaaagg aTCTGTTCTGCTATCGCTGTGGAGAGCAAGGTCACATTGCCAGGGACTGTGAACAGACTGAGGATG CCTGCTACAACTGCCACAGGAGCGGCCATATTTCCCGTGACTGCAAGGAGCCCAAGAAGGAGCGGGAGCAGTGTTGCTACAGCTGTGGCAAGGCTGGCCACGTGGCCCGCGACTGCGACCATGCCAACGAGCAGAAGTGCTATTCCTGCGGAGGCTTTGGCCACATCCAGAAACTTTGCGATAAAGTCAAATGTTACAG GTGTGGCGAGATCGGCCATGTGGCTGTGCAGTGCAGCAAAGCCAGTGAGGTGAACTGCTACAAGTGCGGCAACACCGGCCACCTTGCTAAAGAGTGCACCATTGAAGCCACAGCATAA